A single genomic interval of Sander lucioperca isolate FBNREF2018 chromosome 9, SLUC_FBN_1.2, whole genome shotgun sequence harbors:
- the LOC116037335 gene encoding phospholipid scramblase 2, whose amino-acid sequence MFYTMSAVTNQPLPFGGLEREKHIQMIFRAFQNRCGPSCECHTHSSGPKRHQMPPDWESGEQLSGLAPGRKMENCYTQPPGKVGRPGVEEQRPGGAAGSHFMSVLETVSQIHITARPELQGPQCVPRRIYSITTGGSRSQLFVAMEESSCVCLQCCGPARACSLQGFDCQGRQVFYFERPLRVDACCLGCCLMEIRAYTPHKHHVGTVCQRWSMFTPLLEVCDSEGASTFRIQGSCCPYRCFSNQQFQIVSNIGEKIGTIWKKWPGFNDEHNMDHEYFGLEVPLNMDSHNKLLLLAATFLLNYMFFEMS is encoded by the exons ATG TTTTACACCATGTCAGCGGTGACCAATCAGCCTCTTCCCTTTGGTGGACTGGAGCGAGAGAAACACATCCAGATGATCTTCAGAGCTTTCCAGAACCGCTGTGGGCCCTCATGTGAGTGCCACACTCACTCATCTGGACCCAAACGCCACCAAATGCCTCCAGACTGGGAATCGGGTGAGCAGCTGTCAGGTCTGGCTCCTGGGAGGAAGATGGAGAACTGCTACACGCAGCCACCAGGGAAAGTGGGCAGACCAGGGGTGGAGGAGCAGCGGCCTGGAGGTGCAGCAGGATCACACTTTATGTCTGTGCTGGAAACAGTCAGTCAGATACATATCACTGCAAGACCAGAGCTGCAAG GTCCACAGTGTGTTCCCAGGAGGATTTACAGCATCACCACAGGAGGCAGCAGGTCCCAGTTATTTGTGGCTATGGAAG AGAGTTCTTGTGTGTGCCTCCAGTGTTGCGGTCCAGCTCGGGCCTGTTCTTTGCAGGGCTTCGACTGTCAGGGCCGGCaggtcttttattttgaaaggccccTTAGGGTGGACGCCTGCTGCCTCGGCTGCTGCCTGATGGAGATCAGGGCCTACACACCTCATAAACATCACGTTGGCACCGTATGTCAGAG GTGGAGCATGTTCACCCCTCTCCTGGAAGTGTGTGATTCAGAAGGAGCATCGACCTTCAGAATCCAGGGCTCCTGCTGTCCATACCGCTGCTTCTCCAACCAGCAGTTCCAG ATTGTCTCCAACATTGGTGAGAAGATTGGAACAATATGGAAGAAATGGCCTGGCTTCAATGACGAACATAACATGGACCATGAATACTTTGGGTTGGAGG TGCCGCTGAATATGGACTCACACAataaactgctgctgctggcagcCACTTTCTTGTTG AATTACATGTTCTTTGAAATGAGCTGA